A window of the Salvelinus fontinalis isolate EN_2023a chromosome 26, ASM2944872v1, whole genome shotgun sequence genome harbors these coding sequences:
- the LOC129824047 gene encoding transmembrane protein 68-like: protein MSNGNESCMFRDGAEFVACIFHAFEEWSGLGPLEDYLSYLEYLAWVFTPLVVVFILPFLIVILLYLSILFLHVYKHKNQLREAYSNNLWDGARKTLATLWDGHGFIWHGYEIHGMEKIPDGAALIVYYHGAIPIDYYYFLANVIIQKGRIVHSVADHFLFKVPGFKLLLEVFSVIHGPQEECVKALKSGHLLGISPGGVREALLSDETYPLLWGKRKGFAQVAIDSKVPIIPMFTQNVREGFRSLGGLSFFRWSYEKFRVPMAPVYGGFPVKFRTYLGDPIPYDPNISAAELAEKTKQAVQALIDRHQMIPGNVLRALLERFHSRQKEK, encoded by the exons ATGTCAAATGGGAACGAGTCCTGCATGTTCAGAGATGGAGCCGAGTTTGTGGCCTGCATCTTCCACGCATTTGAGGAATGGTCAGGACTAGGACCCCTGGAAGACTATCTGAGCTATCTGGAGTACCTGGCCTGGGTTTTCACACCTCTGGTTGTTGTTTTCATCCTGCCCTTCCTCATTGtgatcctcctctacctctccatacTCTTCCTCCATGTGTACAAACACAAGAACCAGCTCAGGGAGGCCTACTCCAACAACCTGTGGGATGGTGCTAGGAAAACTCTGGCAACGTTGTGGGATGGCCACGGGTTCATATGGCACG GATATGAAATCCATGGTATGGAGAAGATTCCAGATGGAGCAGCTCTTATAGTCTATTATCATGGGGCTATTCCCATCGACTATTATTACTTTCTGGCAAATGTTATCATTCAGAAGGGACGGATTGTTCACTCAGTCGCTGATCACTTTCTGTTCAAAGTTCCAG GGTTCAAGCTGCTGTTGGAGGTGTTTAGTGTGATCCATGGGCCCCAGGAAGAGTGTGTGAAGGCACTGAAAAGTGGCCACCTCCTGGGCATCTCACCTGGAGGCGTGAGGGAGGCGCTCCTCAGTGACGAGACCTATCCACTGCTCTGGGGGAAGAGGAAGGGCTTCGCACAAGTGGCTATCGATTCCAAAGTG CCAATAATTCCAATGTTTACTCAAAACGTCAGGGAAGGATTCCGATCTCTCGGCGGGTTAA GCTTTTTCAGATGGTCGTATGAAAAATTCCGCGTGCCGATGGCCCCTGTCTATGGGGGTTTTCCTGTGAAGTTTCGTACGTACTTAGGTGACCCCATCCCATATGACCCTAACATTAGTGCAGCAGAGTTAGCTGAAAAG ACCAAACAAGCAGTTCAAGCACTCATTGACAGACACCAAATGATTCCTGGGAATGTCCTTCGAGCACTACTAGAGCGATTCCACAGCAGGCAGAAAGAAAAATAG